The following coding sequences lie in one Actinomyces capricornis genomic window:
- the rpmJ gene encoding 50S ribosomal protein L36, which yields MKVKPSVKKICDNCKVIRRHGRVMVICENPRHKQRQG from the coding sequence ATGAAGGTCAAGCCGAGCGTCAAGAAGATCTGTGACAACTGCAAGGTGATTCGTCGCCACGGCCGTGTCATGGTCATCTGCGAGAACCCACGGCACAAGCAGCGCCAGGGCTGA
- the infA gene encoding translation initiation factor IF-1, whose protein sequence is MAKKDGVIEVEGSVVEALPNAMFRVELSNGHVVLAHISGKMRQHYIRILPEDRVVVELSPYDLSRGRIVYRYK, encoded by the coding sequence ATGGCTAAGAAGGACGGCGTCATCGAGGTCGAGGGATCGGTCGTCGAGGCCCTTCCGAACGCGATGTTCCGGGTGGAGCTGAGCAACGGGCACGTCGTGCTCGCGCACATCTCCGGCAAGATGCGGCAGCACTACATCCGCATCCTCCCCGAGGACCGCGTGGTCGTGGAGCTCAGCCCCTACGACCTGTCCCGCGGCCGCATCGTCTACCGGTACAAGTGA
- a CDS encoding family 20 glycosylhydrolase, giving the protein MNVNGDSSLPLLPAPSRLEHTSGAPFLLTPITPLRCQAACAQEAEQLAELLRNGLGWCGRVEHDQPEPEPGPPLQAGGEPTGDALPALRLDLDEQIPGGPEAYALSARADGLELRGASPSGVLQGVRTLLQLLPRRVMAADGATWAACPPTGAQDGRAVDEAPGEAGVLARIPPLSIEDAPRFGHRGLMLDVARSFLGVEDVCAIVEAAGRYKINVLHLHLVDDQGWRLEITNEGRAEGDTIDYTRLTAVSGRTAVSAEGYGQRPGVGGFYTREDYRRILDFCRSRHVEVIPEIDLPGHAGAALHAIPELCTPGSSYAGTPQAPTAPADGSTEVGRSYLDPHSPATLVFLRHVLTQVAGLDPHGRTIHLGGDEPYAMAHRYGAQEGSPYAGLLAAAQEMVRELGREPMGWNEAVSAGPRGILQVWNPEPQVARALRQAVGQGSRLVMSPVTHAYVDLKYDPSSPLGLTWAGSLEVPQARSWDPARILEGVGAEAIDGVEATLWGETVRSRQDAEWLLFPRLLALAEVGWCIEPFPAAGGQDAAAPGRSLEDFLARCAAHGPRLAAAGTRFHATSTVPWGQYGPFPRQELHPESEVHL; this is encoded by the coding sequence ATGAACGTCAACGGCGACTCCTCCCTCCCCCTCCTGCCCGCCCCCAGCCGCCTGGAGCACACCAGCGGCGCCCCCTTCCTCCTGACCCCCATCACGCCGCTGCGCTGCCAGGCCGCCTGCGCCCAGGAGGCAGAGCAGCTCGCCGAGCTGCTGCGCAACGGCCTGGGATGGTGCGGTCGGGTCGAGCACGACCAGCCCGAGCCTGAGCCCGGCCCGCCCCTTCAGGCCGGGGGCGAGCCCACCGGCGATGCCCTGCCCGCCCTGCGCCTGGACCTCGATGAGCAGATCCCCGGGGGCCCCGAGGCCTATGCCCTGAGCGCTCGGGCGGACGGCCTGGAGCTGCGGGGCGCTTCGCCCAGCGGCGTCCTGCAGGGGGTGCGCACCCTCCTCCAGCTGCTGCCGCGCCGCGTCATGGCCGCCGACGGCGCCACCTGGGCGGCCTGCCCGCCCACCGGCGCGCAGGACGGCAGGGCAGTGGATGAGGCACCGGGCGAGGCGGGCGTCCTGGCCCGGATCCCCCCGCTGTCCATTGAGGACGCGCCCCGCTTCGGCCACCGCGGTCTCATGCTCGACGTCGCCCGCTCCTTCCTGGGTGTGGAGGACGTCTGCGCCATCGTCGAGGCGGCCGGGCGCTACAAGATCAACGTCCTGCACCTCCACCTCGTGGACGACCAGGGCTGGCGCCTGGAGATCACCAACGAGGGGCGCGCCGAGGGCGACACCATCGACTACACCCGGCTGACCGCCGTCTCGGGGCGCACCGCCGTCAGCGCCGAGGGCTACGGGCAGCGCCCGGGCGTGGGTGGGTTCTACACCCGGGAGGACTATCGCAGGATCCTGGACTTCTGCCGCTCACGGCATGTGGAGGTCATCCCCGAGATCGACCTGCCCGGGCATGCCGGCGCCGCTCTGCACGCCATCCCCGAGCTGTGCACGCCCGGATCGTCCTATGCGGGCACGCCCCAGGCGCCCACGGCGCCCGCCGACGGCTCCACCGAGGTCGGCCGGAGCTACCTTGATCCGCACTCCCCGGCCACCCTCGTCTTCCTGCGCCATGTTCTGACGCAGGTCGCCGGGCTCGACCCCCACGGGCGCACCATCCACCTCGGCGGCGATGAGCCCTACGCCATGGCCCACCGCTACGGTGCCCAGGAGGGCTCCCCCTACGCCGGCCTCCTGGCCGCGGCCCAGGAGATGGTCCGCGAGCTGGGGCGTGAGCCCATGGGATGGAATGAGGCGGTCAGTGCCGGGCCGCGTGGGATCCTCCAGGTGTGGAACCCCGAGCCGCAGGTGGCCCGGGCCCTGCGCCAGGCGGTCGGCCAGGGCTCCCGACTGGTGATGTCGCCGGTGACCCACGCCTACGTCGACCTCAAGTACGACCCCTCCAGCCCCCTGGGCCTGACCTGGGCGGGCAGTCTGGAGGTACCCCAGGCGCGCTCCTGGGACCCGGCCCGCATCCTGGAGGGCGTGGGGGCCGAGGCGATCGACGGCGTCGAGGCCACCCTGTGGGGTGAGACCGTGCGCAGCCGCCAAGACGCCGAGTGGCTCCTCTTCCCCCGCCTGCTGGCCCTGGCCGAGGTCGGCTGGTGCATCGAGCCCTTCCCCGCGGCCGGCGGCCAGGACGCGGCGGCGCCCGGCCGGTCCCTGGAGGACTTCCTGGCCCGCTGCGCCGCCCACGGACCCCGCCTGGCCGCCGCCGGCACCCGCTTCCACGCCACCTCCACCGTGCCGTGGGGCCAGTACGGGCCCTTCCCCCGCCAGGAGCTCCACCCCGAGTCGGAGGTGCACCTGTAG
- the rpsK gene encoding 30S ribosomal protein S11 yields MPPKTRAAARKMRRKDRKNVTHGHAYIKSTFNNTIVSLTDPSGAVIAWCSSGQVGFKGSRKSTPYAAQLAAEAAARRAQEHGMKKVDVFVKGPGPGRETAIRSLQAAGLEIGPITDVTPQAYNGCRPPKRRRV; encoded by the coding sequence ATGCCTCCCAAGACCCGCGCCGCAGCGCGCAAGATGCGCCGCAAGGACCGTAAGAACGTCACCCACGGTCACGCCTACATCAAGTCCACCTTCAACAACACCATCGTGTCCCTGACCGACCCCTCCGGTGCGGTCATCGCCTGGTGCTCCTCCGGCCAGGTCGGCTTCAAGGGCTCGCGCAAGTCCACGCCCTACGCCGCCCAGCTTGCCGCCGAGGCCGCCGCCCGGCGCGCCCAGGAGCACGGCATGAAGAAGGTCGACGTCTTCGTCAAGGGCCCCGGCCCCGGCCGCGAGACCGCGATCCGCTCCCTGCAGGCCGCCGGCCTGGAGATCGGCCCGATCACGGACGTCACCCCCCAGGCCTACAACGGCTGCCGCCCGCCCAAGCGCCGCCGCGTCTGA
- the rpsM gene encoding 30S ribosomal protein S13: MARISGVDLPREKRVEIALTYIFGIGRTRADETLKATGVNPDTRVKDLSEDELVALRTHIDANYQVEGDLRREVQADIRRKIEIGCYQGLRHRRHLPVHGQRTKTNARTRKGPKRTVAGKKKAK, encoded by the coding sequence GTGGCACGCATTTCCGGTGTCGACCTGCCTCGCGAGAAGCGAGTGGAGATCGCACTCACCTACATCTTCGGGATCGGGCGCACCCGCGCCGATGAGACCCTCAAGGCGACGGGCGTCAACCCCGACACCCGCGTCAAGGACCTGAGCGAGGACGAGCTCGTCGCCCTGCGCACCCACATCGACGCCAACTACCAGGTCGAGGGTGATCTGCGCCGTGAGGTCCAGGCCGACATCCGCCGCAAGATCGAGATCGGCTGCTACCAGGGTCTGCGCCACCGCCGCCACCTGCCGGTGCACGGCCAGCGCACCAAGACCAACGCGCGCACCCGCAAGGGCCCCAAGCGCACCGTGGCCGGCAAGAAGAAGGCCAAGTAA
- the map gene encoding type I methionyl aminopeptidase — MRRAGLVVAEIHAALRQAVRPGITTAELDAVSAGVIERAGARSNFLGYHGFPATVCISVNEEAVHGIPGPRVLEAGDLVTFDCGAYITDERGTQWHGDAAFTTVVGGTYRNDSDRILDATTQRCLWEAIAALARAAAGEGGARQLRLNAVGDAVEETVAQVAATRGYELGILQEYVGHGIGTRMHMPPDVLNYSVRGRGPRLRPGMVLAIEPMLTAGSPRVRELDDGWTVVTCDGSRAAQWEHTVAIMPGGVWVLTAADGGAQGLEPYGLAPVTMRD; from the coding sequence ATGCGCCGGGCCGGGCTCGTCGTCGCCGAAATCCATGCGGCCCTGCGTCAGGCGGTGCGCCCCGGCATCACCACCGCCGAGCTCGACGCCGTCTCGGCCGGCGTCATCGAGCGGGCCGGTGCCCGCTCCAACTTCCTGGGCTACCACGGCTTCCCGGCCACCGTGTGCATCTCGGTCAATGAGGAGGCGGTCCACGGCATCCCGGGGCCGCGCGTCCTGGAGGCCGGGGACCTGGTGACCTTCGACTGCGGCGCCTACATCACCGACGAGCGGGGCACCCAGTGGCACGGGGACGCCGCCTTCACCACGGTGGTGGGCGGCACCTACCGCAATGACTCCGACCGGATCCTGGATGCCACCACGCAGCGCTGCCTGTGGGAGGCCATCGCCGCCCTGGCCCGCGCGGCCGCGGGGGAGGGCGGTGCGCGCCAGCTGCGGCTCAACGCCGTGGGCGACGCCGTGGAGGAGACCGTGGCCCAGGTCGCCGCCACCCGGGGCTATGAGCTGGGCATCCTCCAGGAGTACGTGGGCCACGGCATCGGCACCCGCATGCACATGCCCCCCGACGTCCTCAACTACTCGGTGCGGGGCCGGGGCCCGCGCCTGCGCCCCGGCATGGTCCTGGCCATCGAGCCGATGCTCACCGCCGGCAGCCCCCGGGTGCGCGAGCTCGACGACGGGTGGACGGTGGTGACCTGCGACGGCTCGCGGGCGGCCCAGTGGGAGCACACCGTGGCGATCATGCCCGGGGGAGTGTGGGTGCTCACCGCGGCCGACGGCGGCGCCCAGGGCCTGGAGCCCTACGGCCTGGCCCCGGTGACAATGCGCGATTGA
- a CDS encoding DNA-directed RNA polymerase subunit alpha, with protein sequence MLIAQRPTLTEEVIEEDRRSRFVLEPLEPGFGYTLGNSLRRTLLSSIPGAAVTSVRIDGVPHEFRTIAGVKEDVSQIILNIKEIVLSSENDEPVVMYLRKSGPGEVLAGDITPPAGVEIHNPELVIATLNEKGKLEIELTVERGRGYVSANQNKDPNAEISRIPVDSIYSPVKKVSYSVEATRVEQRTDFDRLIVDVETKVSITPRDALASAGKTLVELFGLARELNVEAEGIEVGPSPVDEAFQQDLALMIDELDLQARSSNALKREGIHTVGELVGRSEADLLDIRNFGAKSISEIKEKLAELGLSLKGSPVDYVSEDDYANPTFSDEPQA encoded by the coding sequence GTGCTCATTGCACAGCGACCCACGCTCACCGAGGAGGTCATCGAGGAGGACCGCCGCTCGCGGTTCGTGCTCGAGCCCCTCGAGCCCGGATTCGGCTACACGCTGGGCAACTCCCTGCGCCGTACGCTGCTGTCCTCCATCCCGGGGGCGGCCGTCACCAGCGTGCGCATCGACGGGGTGCCCCACGAGTTCCGCACCATTGCCGGGGTCAAGGAGGATGTCTCCCAGATCATCCTCAACATCAAGGAGATCGTCCTGTCCTCGGAGAACGACGAGCCGGTGGTCATGTACCTGCGCAAGTCGGGCCCGGGCGAGGTGCTGGCCGGGGACATCACCCCGCCGGCCGGCGTGGAGATCCACAATCCCGAGCTGGTCATCGCCACCCTCAATGAGAAGGGCAAGCTGGAGATCGAGCTGACGGTCGAGCGTGGACGCGGCTACGTGTCGGCCAACCAGAACAAGGACCCCAATGCGGAGATCTCCCGGATCCCCGTGGACTCGATCTACTCGCCGGTCAAGAAGGTCTCCTACTCCGTCGAGGCCACTCGTGTGGAGCAGCGCACGGACTTCGACCGCCTCATCGTGGACGTCGAGACGAAGGTCTCCATCACCCCGCGCGACGCGCTGGCCTCCGCCGGCAAGACCCTGGTCGAGCTCTTCGGGCTGGCCCGTGAGCTCAACGTCGAGGCCGAGGGCATCGAGGTCGGCCCCTCGCCGGTGGATGAGGCCTTCCAGCAGGACCTGGCCCTCATGATCGACGAGCTCGACCTCCAGGCGCGCTCCTCCAATGCGCTCAAGCGCGAGGGCATCCACACGGTGGGCGAGCTGGTCGGCCGCAGTGAGGCGGACCTGCTCGACATCCGCAACTTCGGCGCCAAGTCGATCTCCGAGATCAAGGAGAAGCTGGCCGAGCTGGGTCTGTCCCTCAAGGGCTCCCCGGTCGACTACGTCTCGGAGGACGACTACGCCAACCCCACGTTCAGCGACGAGCCCCAGGCCTGA
- the rplQ gene encoding 50S ribosomal protein L17, sunset domain variant, whose protein sequence is MPRPTKGPRLGGSAQHERHMLANLATQLIIHESITTTEARARRLRPYVEKLITKGKRGDLHARRTVMKKVTDKFAVYRLFEVLAPQFEGRDGGYTRIIKTMPRKGDNAPMAVISLVLEPVAKKEIVEDAVATAKRAAEKAVAEEPAEAEKVEEKAEESAKAEAAEAEKAEAPAAEAAGEKAEYAGAVRLAEGATEAPDADHQVKGNEDSMKYHVPGSRWYDATVAEVWFASAEEAEAAGFAPAGGAAAQKVEK, encoded by the coding sequence ATGCCTCGCCCCACCAAGGGTCCCCGCCTGGGCGGCAGCGCCCAGCACGAGCGCCACATGCTGGCCAACCTGGCCACTCAGCTCATCATCCACGAGTCCATCACCACCACTGAGGCCCGGGCCCGCCGCCTGCGCCCCTACGTGGAGAAGCTCATCACCAAGGGCAAGCGCGGCGACCTGCACGCCCGCCGCACCGTGATGAAGAAGGTGACGGACAAGTTCGCCGTCTACCGCCTCTTCGAGGTCCTGGCCCCCCAGTTCGAGGGTCGCGATGGCGGCTACACCCGCATCATCAAGACCATGCCCCGCAAGGGCGACAACGCCCCCATGGCGGTGATCTCCCTGGTCCTGGAGCCCGTGGCCAAGAAGGAGATCGTCGAGGATGCGGTGGCGACCGCCAAGCGCGCCGCCGAGAAGGCCGTGGCTGAGGAGCCCGCCGAGGCCGAGAAGGTCGAGGAGAAGGCGGAGGAGTCCGCGAAGGCGGAGGCGGCCGAGGCTGAGAAGGCTGAGGCGCCAGCTGCGGAGGCCGCGGGGGAGAAGGCGGAGTACGCCGGCGCAGTGCGCCTGGCCGAGGGCGCCACGGAGGCTCCGGATGCCGACCACCAGGTCAAGGGCAATGAGGACTCCATGAAGTACCACGTGCCGGGTTCGCGCTGGTACGACGCCACGGTGGCCGAGGTCTGGTTCGCCAGCGCCGAGGAGGCCGAGGCCGCGGGCTTCGCCCCCGCCGGTGGCGCCGCCGCCCAGAAGGTCGAGAAGTGA